One Corythoichthys intestinalis isolate RoL2023-P3 chromosome 9, ASM3026506v1, whole genome shotgun sequence DNA window includes the following coding sequences:
- the LOC130922194 gene encoding keratin, type II cytoskeletal 8-like, with amino-acid sequence MKIKKKKKESVNTNAKFCVILLRRLLSLHNLLPPATKAGCIRVCPHVTMSLSRSKRISSSASARRSDGLGSPAPAFGGVPLSSLSALSVNKSLLAPLNLEIDPSLSMSRAHEKEQIKSLNNRFASFIDKVRFLEQQNKMLETKLELLQGQGVGRSNVEPLFEVYMAGLRRQMDLVNNDKSKLNGELRNMQGLVEDYKHKYEDEINKRNNLENDFVLLKKDVDSAYMVKADLEDKVGALTDEINFLRTIYEEELRELQASIRDTSVVVQMDNSRSLNMEQIVAEVKAQYEEIAARSRREAEAWYKSKFDQMSVQASQFGDELRVVKGEVGEVHRLIARLQSEIEAVKAQRGNLESQLAESEDRGEMAVKEAKARTRDLEDALQRAKQDMARQLREYQDLMNLKLALDIEIATYRKLLEGEEDRLGQQSILNIQSVANYSSRSSNGHYVSPINISSPPKLLIKTTETRDHSRYSTH; translated from the exons atgaaaattaaaaaaaaaaaaaaggaaagtgtCAATACCAATGcaaagttttgtgtgattttgttgcGCCGCCTCCTTAGTCTCCATAATCTCCTCCCCCCAGCTACAAAAGCAGGCTGCATCCGCGTTTGTCCACACGTCACGATGAGTCTCAGTCGCAGCAAGAGGATCAGCTCAAGCGCCTCAGCGCGCCGCTCTGACGGCTTGGGCTCGCCGGCACCCGCTTTCGGCGGCGTACCGCTGTCCTCTCTTTCCGCACTGTCGGTCAACAAGAGCCTGCTGGCGCCGCTCAACCTGGAGATCGACCCCAGTCTGTCCATGAGTCGCGCTCACGAGAAAGAGCAGATCAAGAGCCTCAACAACCGCTTCGCGTCCTTCATTGACAAG GTTCGCTTCCTGGAGCAGCAGAACAAAATGCTAGAGACCAAACTAGAGCTCCTCCAGGGCCAGGGCGTGGGCCGCTCCAATGTGGAGCCCTTGTTTGAGGTCTACATGGCGGGCCTGAGGCGCCAGATGGACCTGGTCAACAACGACAAGAGCAAACTCAATGGCGAGCTGAGGAACATGCAAGGCCTGGTGGAGGACTACAAGCACAA ATACGAGGACGAGATCAACAAGAGGAACAACCTGGAGAATGACTTTGTCCTTCTCAAGAAG GACGTGGACTCGGCCTACATGGTGAAGGCCGACTTGGAGGACAAGGTGGGGGCTCTGACCGATGAGATCAACTTCCTGCGCACCATCTACGAGGAG GAGTTGCGTGAGCTGCAGGCCAGCATCCGAGACACGTCGGTGGTGGTCCAGATGGACAACAGCCGCAGCCTCAACATGGAGCAGATCGTAGCCGAGGTCAAAGCTCAGTACGAGGAGATCGCCGCTCGCAGTCGCCGGGAAGCCGAGGCCTGGTACAAAAGCAAA TTTGACCAGATGTCAGTGCAGGCCAGCCAGTTCGGAGACGAGCTCCGAGTGGTCAAGGGCGAAGTTGGTGAGGTCCATCGTCTCATCGCTCGCCTGCAGAGTGAGATCGAGGCAGTCAAAGCGCAG CGTGGCAACTTGGAAAGCCAACTCGCTGAGTCGGAGGACCGCGGCGAGATGGCGGTCAAGGAGGCCAAAGCTCGAACCCGCGACCTTGAAGACGCCCTTCAACGAGCCAAGCAGGACATGGCTCGCCAACTCCGTGAGTACCAGGACCTCATGAACCTCAAACTTGCTCTGGACATCGAGATCGCCACCTACAGGAAGCTCCTGGAAGGCGAGGAGGACCG ATTGGGCCAGCAGTCCATCCTCAACATACAGTCTGTCGCCAACTACA GCAGCCGAAGTTCTAACGGTCACTACGTCAGCCCCATCAACATTTCTTCACCTCCCAAGCTGCTCATCAAGACCACCGAGACCAGAGACCACAGTAGATACAGTACACACTAA